Below is a genomic region from Methanolinea sp..
GGCGATGGTCCTCATCGAGGCCGACGGGACGATCAGCCTCGCGAATTCCGGCTTTGCACGTTTAAGCGGGTATTCCAGAGAAGAGATCGAGAACAGGAAGAAATGGATGGAATTCGTGGTCCCCGAAGACCTCGACCGGATGGTCGCGCAGCACCGCCTCCGCAGGACCGACCCGGAGAAGGCCCTCAAATCCTACGAGTTCCGGTTCGTCACGAGGACCGGGGAGATCCGCGACATCCACCTGACCGTGGACATCATCCCGGGCACGGACAGGAGCGTTGCCTCCCTGCTCGACTTCACGGAGCGCAAGAGGGCTGAATCCGCCCTCCGCGAGGCGACGGCAGAGTACACGCACCTCCTCGAGAGTGTCCAGGACGTGTACGTGAGGGTCGACCTCGGGGGGAGGCTTGTCAAGGCGAGCCGCTCGTTCGCAACGCTCCTTGGGTACGACGACCTCGCCGAGTGCATCGGGAAACCGGTCGCGGAGACGTTCTATTTCCACCCCCCGGACTGGGAGAGGTTCCTTGAGGAGGTCCTGCGGGAAGGGAGAGTGACGGACTACGAGATCGTCCTGAAGAGGAAGGACGGGTCCCCGGTCATCGTCTCGACGAACAGCCACCTCTGGTACGGGCCGGACGGGACCCTCCGCGGCGTCGAGGGGATCTTCCGCGACGTCACCGAGCGCAAGGCCTTCGAGAAGGCGCTCGCGGAGAGCGAGGCTTGCTACAGGGACGTCGTCGAGACGCGGACGGAGCTCATCTCGCGGTTCACTCCGGACGGGACGCACGTCTTTGCAAACGACGCGTACTGCAGGTACTTCGGTCTCCCGCGGGAGGGGATCATCGGGAGGCGTTTCAGGCCAAATATCCCCCCCGAGGACAGGAAACGGCTCGCGGAGTTCTTTTCCTCCCTCACCCCGGAGAACCCGGCCGGGACGATCGTCCACAGGGTCGTCCTGCCGGACGGGAGGGTCCGGTGGCACAGGTGGACAGACCGGGCGTTCTTCGACGGGGAGGGGCGCGCCGTCGAGTACCAGTCGGTGGGACAGGACATCACGGACCTCGTCGAGGCCGAGGAACGGCTCCGGCTCTCGTTCGAGGCGACGAGGGACGGGTACTGGGACTGGGACATCCCAACCGGGAACGCGTTCTTCAGCCCCCAGTACCACAGGATGCTCGGGTACGAGCCGGGGTCGTTGCCCGGACACTACGCGACGTGGAGGAGCCTCGTCCACCCCGACGACATCGCCCGGACGGAAGGCGAGATATGGAGGGCGCTTATGGCGGGCGAGGAGGGATTCTCGGTCGAGTTCCGGATGCGGCGGAAGGACGGCGACTGGGCGTGGATCCTCGCGCGCGGGATGGTCGTCGGGAGGGACGAAGAGGGAAGGCCTCTCCGGATGGTGGGCACCCACGTGGACATCACCGACCGGAAGGTGATAGAGGAGGCACTCCGCGAGGCGAACCGGAAGATCACCCTCCTCTCGGGCATCACGCGCCACGACATCGCAAACCAGCTCACGGCGATCCGGGGGTACGCGGCGATCGGCGCGGGGAGCACGGCGGATCCCGACGCGGGGGCACTCTTCCGGAAGATCGACGAGGCCAGCGAGAAGATCGCGCGGTTCCTCGAGTTCACGAAGGTGTACCAGGAGATCGGGGTGCACGCCCCGACGTGGCAGTCGATCCGCGAGGTCGTCCGCGGCCTCGACCCGGGCCCCCTCACGGTGACCTGCGACTGCGACGCCGAGGTCCTCGCCGACC
It encodes:
- a CDS encoding PAS domain S-box protein, which encodes MITVLYVDDEPALLDLTKMYLQRTGRFSVDVADSAFRALEMRKTRKYDAIVSDYQMPGMDGLSLLRAIRKSGDATPFIIFTGKGREEVAIQAFESGADFYIQKGGDVKAQFAELGRKIERAVELRRAEDDRREVDERLRQIIDFLPDATFAIDRDGTVIAWNRAMERMTGIPAGEILGKGNYEYALPFYRERRPVLVDLVLRHDPATEAKYPYVRRVGRKLYSEISIPHLNGGKGAHLWFTASPLYDRSGRITGAIESIRDITERKRAESALAESEKRFRDLSDLLPLTVFEMDRHCVLSYANRAAFEMFGYTRGDFEGGLSALQMIAPEDRERARVAIDAILSGKRKPPLPPGDYTGLRKDGSRFPLTVYSSPIVSGDTIVGIRGIITDNTSRKAYEDALRERESLYRTIFETAGTAMVLIEADGTISLANSGFARLSGYSREEIENRKKWMEFVVPEDLDRMVAQHRLRRTDPEKALKSYEFRFVTRTGEIRDIHLTVDIIPGTDRSVASLLDFTERKRAESALREATAEYTHLLESVQDVYVRVDLGGRLVKASRSFATLLGYDDLAECIGKPVAETFYFHPPDWERFLEEVLREGRVTDYEIVLKRKDGSPVIVSTNSHLWYGPDGTLRGVEGIFRDVTERKAFEKALAESEACYRDVVETRTELISRFTPDGTHVFANDAYCRYFGLPREGIIGRRFRPNIPPEDRKRLAEFFSSLTPENPAGTIVHRVVLPDGRVRWHRWTDRAFFDGEGRAVEYQSVGQDITDLVEAEERLRLSFEATRDGYWDWDIPTGNAFFSPQYHRMLGYEPGSLPGHYATWRSLVHPDDIARTEGEIWRALMAGEEGFSVEFRMRRKDGDWAWILARGMVVGRDEEGRPLRMVGTHVDITDRKVIEEALREANRKITLLSGITRHDIANQLTAIRGYAAIGAGSTADPDAGALFRKIDEASEKIARFLEFTKVYQEIGVHAPTWQSIREVVRGLDPGPLTVTCDCDAEVLADPMLGRVFGNIVENASRHGGKATRVSVSCEEREDGLLVVVADDGVGIPAGEKERIFEKGYGNHTGFGLFLAREILALTGIAIRETGTPGEGARFELLVPHGKYRRVFMSRGNRKME